One Podarcis muralis chromosome 1, rPodMur119.hap1.1, whole genome shotgun sequence genomic window carries:
- the BMP4 gene encoding bone morphogenetic protein 4 — MTPGNRLLMVILLCRVLLGGTNRASLIPAETGKKKVVGDHLQQQQQQRAGEAGDGEGASGTSRRPFPSHELLRGFEATLLQMFGLRRRPQPSKAALVPSYMLDLYRLQSGEEEEKLQDLSLQYPEKSTSRANTVRSFHHEEHLEQVPGPANQPARLRYFFNLSSVPSGEAISSAELRLFRQQIVGEDGASSWERGFHRINIYEVMKPLRRGEDLATRLLDTRLVHHNVSRWESFDVSPAVIRWTAGGQPNHGLAVEVVPLHPALQTHQGSHVRISRSLPQGGRLGAGDWARLRPLLVTFSHDGRGQSLLTRRAKRSPKHAHQRARKNKKNCRRHALYVDFSDVGWNDWIVAPPGYQAFYCHGDCPFPLADHLNSTNHAIVQTLVNSVNGSIPKACCVPTELSAISMLYLDEYDKVVLKNYQEMVVEGCGCR; from the exons ATGACGCCTGGTAACCGACTCCTGATGGTCATTTTATTGTGCCGAGTGCTGCTTGGAGGTACTAACCGTGCCAGCTTGATACCTGCCGAGACTGGGAAGAAGAAAGTTGTCGGGGACcatctccagcagcagcagcagcagcgagccgGGGAGGCCGGAGACGGAGAAGGCGCCTCGGGGACTTCGCGCCGCCCGTTCCCGAGCCATGAACTCTTGCGCGGGTTCGAGGCTACCCTTCTCCAGATGttcgggctccggcggcggccGCAGCCCAGCAAGGCGGCGCTCGTCCCTTCATACATGCTGGATCTCTATCGCCTCCAGTccggggaagaggaggaaaagctGCAGGATCTCAGCCTCCAGTACCCGGAAAAGTCCACCAGCCGCGCCAACACCGTGAGGAGCTTCCACCACGAAG aGCACCTCGAGCAAGTCCCGGGGCCCGCCAACCAGCCGGCCCGCCTGCGCTACTTCTTCAACCTGAGCAGCGTGCCGTCGGGCGAGGCCATCTCCTCGGCGGAGCTGCGGCTCTTCCGACAGCAGATCGTCGGCGAGGACGGGGCGTCCTCCTGGGAGAGGGGCTTCCACCGGATCAACATTTACGAGGTGATGAAGCCCCTCCGCCGAGGGGAGGACCTGGCCACCCGCCTGTTGGACACCCGCCTGGTGCACCACAACGTGAGCCGCTGGGAGAGCTTCGACGTGAGCCCCGCCGTTATCCGATGGACCGCAGGCGGCCAGCCCAACCACGGGCTGGCCGTGGAGGTTGTGCCCCTCCACCCCGCGCTACAGACTCACCAGGGCAGCCATGTCCGGATTAGCCGCTCTTTACCTCAAGGGGGCCGCCTGGGGGCCGGAGACTGGGCCCGCCTCCGGCCCCTGCTGGTCACTTTCAGCCACGACGGCCGGGGCCAGTCGCTGCTGACGCGCCGGGCCAAGCGCAGCCCCAAGCACGCGCACCAGCGCGCGCGCAAGAACAAGAAGAACTGCCGCCGCCACGCGCTCTATGTGGATTTCAGCGACGTGGGCTGGAACGACTGGATCGTGGCCCCGCCGGGCTACCAGGCTTTCTACTGCCACGGGGACTGCCCTTTCCCATTGGCTGACCACCTCAACTCGACCAACCACGCCATCGTGCAGACGCTGGTCAACTCGGTCAACGGCAGCATCCCCAAAGCCTGCTGCGTCCCCACCGAGCTCAGCGCCATCTCTATGCTCTACCTGGACGAGTACGACAAAGTGGTCCTCAAGAATTACCAGGAGATGGTGGTCGAAGGGTGTGGGTGTCGTTAa